A single Patescibacteria group bacterium DNA region contains:
- the nirK gene encoding copper-containing nitrite reductase, giving the protein MWEILTLIRFVIIQGFGLFIVILVAGIFLFLVLRKLHSLRDAILLFIIFFGAFIFLYVPQGLPNSIQYPFSLTSFGPADGPVLPLGNVIKFFKEIDNMEHVSDIARDPNDIPPPIIRTEPEAVKINLETKEVIAEMAPGIVMNYWTFDGKIPGPFLRVKQGDTVELTLKNNLSSLHHHNIDLHAVTGPGGGATLTDVAPGESKTMVFKALNPGLYVYHCATANVPSHMTHGMYGLILVEPEEGLPLVDKEFYVMQGEFYTSGALGKRGLQIFDGKAMIDSRPQYIVFNGKTKSLIDNMNAEVGDTVRLFVGNGGVNLTSSFHVIGEIFDRVYPEGAIGSLPHNNIQTTLVPAGGAVITEFDLQVPGKFILVDHALSRLDRGLWGFLNVSGENNPEIFNGDYDDTQRGH; this is encoded by the coding sequence ATGTGGGAAATATTGACTCTTATAAGATTTGTAATCATTCAAGGTTTCGGCCTTTTTATTGTGATCCTCGTTGCGGGGATATTTTTATTTTTAGTTTTAAGAAAGCTCCATTCGCTTAGGGATGCGATACTTCTTTTTATAATATTTTTCGGGGCATTTATTTTTCTTTATGTGCCGCAAGGGCTTCCCAACTCTATACAATATCCATTTTCTCTTACTTCATTTGGTCCGGCAGACGGGCCCGTGTTGCCGCTTGGCAATGTAATAAAATTCTTCAAAGAGATTGATAATATGGAGCATGTTTCAGATATCGCTCGCGACCCGAATGATATTCCCCCTCCGATAATTCGGACAGAGCCGGAGGCAGTAAAAATCAATTTGGAGACAAAGGAGGTTATTGCCGAGATGGCTCCCGGTATTGTTATGAATTACTGGACTTTTGATGGTAAAATACCAGGTCCCTTTCTTCGCGTAAAACAAGGAGATACAGTGGAGTTGACTCTTAAGAATAATTTATCAAGTCTTCACCATCATAATATAGACCTTCATGCTGTCACTGGTCCAGGCGGGGGAGCTACTCTTACAGATGTCGCTCCGGGAGAATCAAAAACAATGGTTTTTAAAGCCTTAAATCCCGGGTTATATGTGTATCATTGCGCTACGGCTAATGTGCCAAGTCATATGACTCATGGAATGTACGGACTAATCTTGGTAGAGCCGGAGGAGGGACTGCCTTTAGTTGATAAAGAGTTTTATGTAATGCAAGGGGAGTTTTATACAAGTGGCGCTCTTGGCAAGAGGGGTTTGCAGATTTTTGACGGCAAGGCGATGATAGATAGCCGTCCTCAGTATATTGTTTTCAATGGTAAGACTAAATCGCTGATTGATAATATGAATGCCGAGGTAGGAGATACTGTAAGATTATTTGTCGGTAATGGCGGGGTTAATCTCACTTCATCGTTTCATGTCATCGGTGAAATATTTGACCGTGTCTATCCTGAAGGGGCAATAGGATCTCTGCCTCATAATAATATTCAGACAACTCTTGTGCCGGCAGGTGGCGCAGTTATTACAGAATTTGATTTACAGGTTCCCGGCAAATTTATTCTTGTAGATCATGCTTTGTCTCGCTTAGACCGAGGGCTATGGGGCTTCTTAAATGTCTCCGGAGAAAATAATCCTGAGATATTTAACGGGGATTATGATGATACTCAGCGTGGACATTAA
- a CDS encoding FAD-binding oxidoreductase: MDYKECLKQIKKFVRGDVCASEEVLNEYSRDTSLFKIRPEFVIFPKDMKDIKNLVNFAVEERKKGHNISLTARSAGTDMTGGPLSDSIVLGFTKYFNHIKKIGRDYAITEPGVFYREFEKKTLKHNLLLPCYTASRELCAIGGMIANNSGGEKTLAYGKMENYVEELKVILSDGNEYSFSALTLSKLKEKKKLKTFEGGLYKKVFKLIDNNYDLLQRAKPQVAKNSAGYYLWNVYDKEKGIFDLTKLIVGSQGTLGIVTEAKLKLIKPRKSSRLLVIMLKDMAPLAQVINKVLEYKPDSFESYDDHTFKVAIKLFPFILKRLSGNMFRLAFDLLPEFLMFLTGGVPKMVLIAEFSADTDKEALAKAAEAQESLENFGLKTKVTKTEREAKKFWTFRRESFNLLRQHMKKLRTAPFIEDISVKPEVLPEFLPKLNNLLSRYDIIYTVAGHVGDGNFHIIPLMDFSNPESVNIIKNLSKEVYKLVIKYKGSITGEHNDGLIRTPYLKMMYGKEVCNIFEEIKDIFDPNGIFNPKKKVRGSLDYAMDHIDKKR, translated from the coding sequence ATGGATTATAAAGAGTGTTTAAAACAAATAAAAAAATTTGTTCGCGGTGATGTCTGTGCCAGTGAAGAAGTGCTTAATGAATATAGCCGTGATACAAGCTTATTTAAAATACGTCCTGAGTTTGTAATCTTTCCTAAAGATATGAAAGATATAAAAAATCTGGTAAATTTTGCCGTAGAAGAAAGAAAAAAAGGTCATAATATCTCTCTTACTGCTCGTTCAGCTGGCACAGATATGACAGGAGGTCCGCTTTCTGATTCTATTGTTTTGGGTTTTACTAAATATTTTAACCATATAAAAAAGATTGGAAGAGATTACGCCATTACAGAACCCGGCGTTTTTTATCGTGAGTTTGAGAAAAAGACTTTAAAACATAATTTACTTTTACCTTGTTATACTGCTTCGCGTGAACTTTGCGCTATTGGTGGAATGATTGCAAACAACTCCGGAGGAGAAAAGACCCTGGCTTATGGAAAGATGGAAAATTATGTGGAAGAATTGAAAGTTATTTTGTCAGACGGTAATGAATATAGTTTCTCGGCTTTAACTTTGTCTAAGCTAAAAGAAAAAAAGAAACTTAAAACATTTGAAGGAGGACTATATAAGAAAGTGTTTAAACTTATTGATAACAATTATGATTTACTCCAAAGGGCTAAGCCTCAGGTTGCGAAAAATTCCGCAGGATATTATCTGTGGAATGTATATGATAAGGAAAAAGGGATTTTTGATCTTACTAAATTGATAGTCGGCTCTCAAGGGACTTTAGGGATAGTGACTGAGGCAAAATTAAAACTTATAAAGCCCAGGAAATCATCTCGTCTTCTTGTTATAATGCTTAAAGATATGGCTCCTTTGGCGCAAGTGATAAATAAAGTGCTTGAATATAAGCCGGATAGTTTTGAGTCTTATGACGACCATACTTTTAAAGTGGCGATAAAACTTTTTCCGTTTATTTTAAAGCGTCTTAGCGGGAATATGTTTCGCCTTGCTTTTGACCTCTTGCCTGAATTTCTTATGTTTCTCACTGGCGGAGTGCCTAAGATGGTGCTAATCGCGGAGTTTTCCGCTGATACTGACAAGGAGGCTTTGGCTAAGGCGGCAGAAGCGCAGGAAAGTTTAGAAAATTTTGGCTTAAAAACTAAAGTTACAAAGACGGAAAGAGAAGCAAAAAAATTTTGGACATTTAGAAGAGAGAGTTTCAACTTGCTACGGCAACATATGAAGAAGCTGCGCACAGCGCCTTTTATTGAAGATATTTCTGTAAAACCGGAAGTATTGCCGGAATTTTTGCCTAAATTAAATAATCTTTTAAGCCGTTACGATATAATCTATACGGTTGCAGGGCATGTGGGAGACGGCAATTTCCATATTATACCGCTTATGGATTTCTCTAACCCGGAGTCGGTAAATATAATAAAGAATCTTTCAAAAGAAGTTTATAAATTGGTGATTAAGTATAAGGGCTCTATAACTGGCGAGCATAATGACGGACTAATCCGCACCCCATATCTTAAAATGATGTACGGAAAAGAGGTGTGTAATATATTTGAAGAGATAAAGGATATTTTCGACCCTAACGGCATTTTTAATCCGAAGAAGAAAGTAAGAGGCAGTCTTGATTATGCTATGGATCATATAGATAAAAAGCGTTAA
- a CDS encoding TIGR00730 family Rossman fold protein, protein MENEKENKFVNLPDAKLSRLPHTRKELLEASKERISRIGKEFTAGFEFINHYPKSVTFFGSTRLNKDNKYHQKAIHLAEEISKLGYTVVTGGGPGIMEAANHGAYNIGGPSLGFNIQLPYEQVLNPYVTKSQSFYYFFSRKVALSFSAEAYLYFPGGYGTMDEFFEILTLVQTNKIPKVPIVLVGSEFWKPLDKFIREHLFEKYKTIDKRDFSLYKIIDDEKEILKIIKRAPMRDE, encoded by the coding sequence ATGGAAAATGAAAAAGAAAATAAATTTGTAAATCTACCGGACGCAAAACTGTCTAGACTGCCTCATACAAGAAAAGAATTGTTAGAAGCTTCAAAAGAAAGAATCTCTCGCATAGGTAAAGAGTTTACCGCCGGTTTTGAATTTATAAACCACTACCCGAAATCCGTGACTTTCTTCGGCTCAACAAGATTAAATAAAGACAATAAATATCATCAAAAAGCGATACACCTTGCCGAAGAGATATCAAAACTGGGATATACTGTTGTAACCGGCGGAGGTCCGGGGATAATGGAAGCGGCAAACCATGGCGCCTACAACATAGGAGGACCGTCACTCGGCTTCAATATCCAGCTTCCTTATGAGCAGGTACTTAATCCTTATGTCACCAAATCACAAAGCTTTTATTATTTCTTCAGCAGGAAAGTGGCTCTTTCATTTTCTGCTGAGGCATATCTTTACTTCCCGGGAGGATATGGCACGATGGATGAATTTTTTGAAATATTAACGCTTGTCCAAACAAATAAAATACCGAAAGTGCCGATTGTGCTTGTAGGAAGCGAATTCTGGAAACCGCTTGATAAATTTATCCGCGAACATCTCTTTGAAAAATATAAGACTATTGATAAAAGGGATTTCTCTCTCTATAAGATCATTGATGACGAGAAAGAAATTCTAAAAATTATAAAAAGGGCCCCGATGAGAGACGAGTAA